tttagctcctctccggtcaattcctgcaaaatacaataaacggaccaaagtagaatattcgggggtatttgtagccagatgctacataaaaagcacagaaatgcgtgtaaaaatgaggtgaaaaccttatataaaagacacgcatcaaaggTATACCAAAACTTGTTTGAGCTGCGtataagagtggtactcgatagagtagaggctactcgattgagtagctagggtactcgatcgagtagggggccactcgatcgagtaggttgggtactcgatcgagtaccggttttcagcgagggttttatatcgcgttttgttaaatccgcaaatcacttccgccactttcctcctatccttcagccgcctctttcccttcccttcacctcaaaacctccatggaagcctttgtgaagatccttatgccttaggagagcgtctcttgagtcgggtagcggtcttttgccttgtctctccctataggtatgtcacaatcatcatccgtgtccttggtcttcatagttagggtttgcttgtgaGTAATCTAGAGttgtattctggttataggcgttgcttaaTTTGGACATATTATCGTCGGCacggattggttgcggttgcttaaaggtaggttcgcctactcagtttctgtagatggtctagtgtgtcgatcgtcATGGTAGTATTGTGTTTGTTTGATATCGTGATTGTGTTGTATTATGATTGTGGTGGTGATCGTTGttggtggttctcgagatgcgttctcggctgagtggggtcatttgcgggagtggcttcacgccctagtttcgccctccgtggaacccgccacgggaggggatgtgcacattaatggacagggttatcgctcgtatgatgagcggggcttaggtgggaacggcatgcggtcccccatggcgtggtAGTCCAAAGTGGACGGATCGATGTGAGTTGATTGGATTGTGGTGAATGCGTGTTGGTTGTTAGTGTCGTTTGcattgataattgtagttgccgttgtcttatcttatctcagtactgaccttgtgtggttgtttgtttgttatgtgtctgccgtgatcccttatggtgagcagtcggtcttaacaggtgttggtgttgttgatagctgaggtccgggtagggatgagtcttcacgagatatgatggtcatagcgagtagtctttgagttgtacctttgtatcgtattttggtttgaatcacttgtaatataacttaatagttcttttattgacgcttgataattactttcctcgggcaaccgagatggtaacgcccttatatgctaaggaaggcctagttaaggctcttctggatatgggggtgttacactatgcttctaggcagttgaagccttatgaggagaactaccctactcatgatctggagttgggtgcagtggtgtttgctctcaagatttggagacattacctttatggagcaatctttaaggtattttctgatcacaagagtcttaagtacatcttcacgcagaaggagttgaacatgagacagaggaggtggatggagttgattggcgactacaacatggaaatcatctaccatgaagggaaggccaacgttgtagctgatgctttgagtaggaagagtgtacattccttgtgtacagctctatctttgatgaggctgagggatgaggtagcgagctttgggatacatatgatgcagaaaggagatgccatgggtgatatgacagtacatctggagttttatgatgatattcgggataagcaggctttggatcctaagatagttgagtggagagctggagtagagaaagggacagtgtcccggttttctattcatacagatggtagtttgaggtttgatggtaggcggtgtgttcctaatgatgaggagttgaaaaagacgatcatgacagaggcgcattgcacaccatattcagttcatccaggtggagacaagctatacaaggatttgaagaaaacgttttggtggcctgggatgaagaaagagacagctgagtttgtgtctcgttgtttgacatgccagagagttaaaggggaacagagaagaccacaaggtaagattcagtctttggaggtgcctgagtggaagtgggaatccatttccatggatttcattgtgggtttgcctaagagtcaacaagcaaggtaacaacatgatttgggtgatagtggatcgtttgaccaagtcggctcactttgttccaatgaaagatacatggactaaggcacaattggctatggcttatcgaaagaacgtgcttaagttacatggagtctctaaggacatagtgtctgacagagatgcgaggtttatatcgaggttttggaaggagttgcaggaatcgttgggaacagctttgaagatgagttcagcatttcatcctgcgacagatgggcagactgagagaacaatcaaaactcttgaggatatgttgcgagcttgtgtgatggagtttggtggtagctgggagcagaggttggacttgatagagttttcttacaacaacagctatcacaccagtattggtatggcaccgtttgaggctttgtatgggaggagatgtaggagtccaatctgttgggacgatagtcgaggcaatggttttaggaccgagaaatggtgcatgagatggtggagcagattaagatgatcggggaacggatgagagcgacccgggatcgacaaaagagttatgcagatctacatcgtcgggacatagagtttcaagttggggataaggttcttctgaaagtgtctccgatgcgtggggttatgagatttgggaagaaagacaagctaagtcagaagtttatagggccttatgagatcttaaagcgagttggggaagttgcttatcgtctggctttaccagctgcgttagagagagtgcataatgtgtttcatgtatcgcagctgcggaagtatgtgagtgacccgtcacatgtgttggaggcagagagcttagagctagatgagtccttatcatatcttgaggtgcctaagcggattctagaccgaaaggttagaaagaccggggagtggtgagacagttttgcttaagatcctttggtctaaccacgagaccgaggaagctacatgggagccagaggaagctatgaaagagcgttaccctttcctctttgatcaggtatgtatggttacggggacgtaaccttgtttcttttagggggggtaggagatgatcgcgagagtttttaagagttttatacaccttttatatgttgtgtcgggatgtttgtcgggataagttgggtcaGTATCATGTTTTCTGTTCGGTtgctgagtcgggaatgttaggggagtacctttgtttagtagtggtttgaacttcggggacgaagttccttttaaggagggaagactgtaatactccgtatttataagtcttggggtactctatcgagtagcccttactctgtcgagtaagggcaagttgcgaaataaaatagtttcgactgttgggtactcgatcgagtagctggggtactcgatcgagtaagggggtactcgatcgagtaccttgggtactcgatcgagtgtccggttttacggggagttttctcgggttttgttaattatgcgattaaggtatttaaacataatcgtcattgttttaaatcacttttgcaaaacctaaaaccatgtttaagagagaaagcgatcgagttcatcttcctaatcgcattcttagcaattcccggagttcagacggtcagttcttgtcgttgttcgtgtcgttgagttccttgcgtcaagggtaagcttttaacataatttttataatgtttagttaagtttggttaaaccctaatttaggaattgggggtttttatgtgtagtatgtgatgtatggcctatgtgtgttatatgataggaggagggttcgtagaagaggcgttttgatacaaatctgtagataccgtctgcttgttgtgctttcagtgtaggatttcctactcagtattagtcccataatgggatattggtgatgtgctgtagttagttgtttgatatgatgattgtgattgtgattgtgattggttgtctatggttctcgagatgcgttatcggctgagtggggtcacttgcgggagtgacttcacgccctagtttcgcccttcgtggaacccgccacggaaggggatgtgcacattaatgggacagggttatcgctcggtatgatgagcggggcttaggtgggaacggttgcggtcccccactggcgagtgtccggtccaaagtggacggtcaagattgagatgatgggagttggtggtgtgtgtgtgtgtgtgtgtgtgacggttcatTGCAcatgtttatcttattattgttatcaatattgattgtgtgattagtatccgacccggtgttgttttgtaaacctgcggtgatccattcggggatggtgagcagatattgagcaggtattgagatgagtactgggatagctgggatgccacgacatgatgataggagtcttccgctgtagccttagtttaattacatttcagttagacatcgtttgagaataatgtatcgtacttttagttggtttcatggattgtaactatgcgttaaactatttataataaatgttgtttcgttattgttgtttgattatcattgcctcgggtaaccgagatggtaatgtcttcatacctgagtggtcctggtaaggcacttggagtatgggggtgttacaccagtgGGGGAGGATATGAATGCTGTGAATGTGGCAGGAATGGAGGAAGACCACACAAATGTCGTAATTATTAgctctgagtctgagtcagatgCTAGAATGGGGACACCCAACTCTGATCTTTATCCTGATTACAATTCACAGGATTTAAACTCAGTTTCTGAAGAGTCATCTGTGTTTCATCATGAGGATGTGATCAATCTGGTTACTCCGTCTGAAAGCTCTGATGGTTCCATTTCTGGGCAGCAGCAACAAATGGGAGTTATCCTTGCAAATGAGGATTCTGTTGGAATAGAACAAAATCTGGTTTCTGATAATGATGAGCAAGGTATCTCTTTGGCTATCACTCCTGCTGCAATAATTCGAAAGGACTTGGAATTGCAGATTGGTTCATCCAATATTAAATCACTGGAGGAAATTATGAAGACGGTGGATGCTAGGGACTCAGAGAAGACTAGTAGGATGGTGAAGGGGAAAGAGTTGGCGGCTGCTGATAGTGATGGAAGGAAGGGGGCACTGAAACTGTTTGATATCCCTCCTAGTGGGGTATCATCAAGACTTATTGCTGGGATGGATGAAGGACGACATATCCCAAGTCTTTCTGACGGGTTAATGGGCCTTGCTGATTGCTATTATAAACCATCTTATACCGAAGCTGAAAAGATGGTTGTGTATGGCGCTCGTAAAAGAAAATGTAGCACGGTGATCACTGATAACCTGGTGTCGGAGGAGGTTGTTTCATCCTTGGCTAGTGCAAAGAGCTATCTCCAACAACTTGCTAAGAAAAGATGCTTTGGACTGGGAAATTTGGACAACCAAGATAAGGCAACAAAAGGGGTTTTTCGTGTAACAGTGGACCTGATGGAGATAGAGGACTCTTCTGACTCTTCAACAAATAACAATGGAGGCTTTGCGGAGGTAGGGCCAAGTCAACCTCCTCTTTCGCCATGAAGGGATTGGCatggaattgtaggggtcttaTCAATACGCTCGCCCCTACAATTCCAAAATTAAGAGCGTTATTAGGTAATACGTATTATGATTTTGTTTTTCTAATGGAAACTAAATGTAACGCAAGTAGTTTATTCCCTGTATTTCGAAGTTATGGTTTTATGCATTATGTTGGCGTTGATGTCGTTAGTAGTGCCGGGGGGCTTTGGGTTGGTTATCGTAAGGAGGCTAGGATTAGCCAAATTTTCTCATGTAATAATTTTATCATTTTGCTAGTGGAAAAATATAAGGGTCGTTCTTGGTACCTAGTGCTTTTCTATGGGGCTCCTTATGTTTGTATGCGGAATTCGGTCTTTGCGGAGTTGGAAGTCTATATTAGAAACTTGGATCATCTGTTTCTAATCATGGGGGATTTCAATCAAGTGGAATTTGGTAGTGATAAACTAAGCTGTACTACAAGTGGGATTAGTGGGGCGTATGATTTTAATATTTGGAGGATTAGTAATGAGCTAGTTGATATCCCCTTCAAAGGGCCAACTTTTACTTGGTGCAATAATAGAAAGGGGAAGAAACGAGTGTATGAAAGAATTGATCGCGCGCTTGGGTCAAAGGATTGGTTTTCTCTCTTCCCAAATACTGGTATTAAGCATTTTCCTATACAAATCTCGGATCATGCACCAATTGAGTTGGATTTGAATCTTGTCCGAAACGACAATAAAAAGCCATATAAGATTGATGCGTGGGTGTTTGACCATGAGGAATGTATGGGTATAATAAAAGAGGCATGGAAATTTCGTTGGATAGGGACTCCTGTATATGTTGTGGCAAGAAAACTTGGAAGGACTAGAGGTGAAATCAAGAAATGGGCCATTGATAAAAGGCAACAATGGAACAAAATTTGGGATGAatttgatgacaagttaacaAAGGGTATGGAGACTGCAGTCAACGAAGGAGATGAGGAACCCTACGTGAGAGCGAATGAGGAGGTCACAGGTTTTGCAAGAGCGGCCGCGATCTTCTGGAGACAACGGGCTAAGATGAAATGGATGGTGGAA
This sequence is a window from Silene latifolia isolate original U9 population chromosome 8, ASM4854445v1, whole genome shotgun sequence. Protein-coding genes within it:
- the LOC141594982 gene encoding uncharacterized protein LOC141594982, translating into METKCNASSLFPVFRSYGFMHYVGVDVVSSAGGLWVGYRKEARISQIFSCNNFIILLVEKYKGRSWYLVLFYGAPYVCMRNSVFAELEVYIRNLDHLFLIMGDFNQVEFGSDKLSCTTSGISGAYDFNIWRISNELVDIPFKGPTFTWCNNRKGKKRVYERIDRALGSKDWFSLFPNTGIKHFPIQISDHAPIELDLNLVRNDNKKPYKIDAWVFDHEECMGIIKEAWKFRWIGTPVYVVARKLGRTRGEIKKWAIDKRQQWNKIWDEFDDKLTKGMETAVNEGDEEPYVRANEEVTGFARAAAIFWRQRAKMKWMVEGDTCTKFFFNWVKGRAGRNYILGIKNEVGD